In Pseudoalteromonas carrageenovora IAM 12662, the following proteins share a genomic window:
- a CDS encoding SirB2 family protein, which produces MDYIAVKHSHMAIALLSVILFYVRAFSRMGSGKLAKNKVVMIGSHSIDTLLLVSALTLVFMAKINPFEQLWLLEKIVLVVIYIAIGVKSARQTNMVAKIIYVLVNTAVILAIGYLATSKSALLF; this is translated from the coding sequence ATGGATTATATAGCAGTAAAACACTCGCACATGGCTATTGCGTTATTGAGTGTGATTTTATTTTATGTTCGCGCTTTTTCGCGAATGGGTAGCGGTAAATTAGCAAAAAATAAAGTGGTGATGATTGGCAGCCATAGTATAGATACGCTGTTACTAGTATCTGCTTTAACTCTTGTTTTTATGGCTAAAATTAATCCATTTGAACAGCTTTGGCTGTTAGAAAAAATAGTATTAGTTGTTATATACATTGCAATTGGGGTTAAAAGTGCAAGGCAAACTAATATGGTTGCTAAAATCATTTATGTTTTAGTAAACACTGCTGTTATTTTAGCGATTGGTTATTTGGCAACGTCTAAGTCGGCTTTATTGTTTTAA
- a CDS encoding tetratricopeptide repeat protein, with amino-acid sequence MTTLGFDEHDESYLDDAYDEFTPPAIYRCIKAESKWDPQIDLTPCYETLTDFEQQITALCLKVSDEHDRLEKLLDVFYSDWLFSASSLKVPEYKLNTLSYTLSMRSGTPTTLAILLCHFLQQANLDANLSITQGDVGVHVAISDEEGYIIEPSSGQQSWYIIPENADEEEGQEQEPLELIFDDELYKLFLAQQKWSFISENKFGHALTCVEMLMELLGDDPYERRDRGYLLNQLDCPKMARDDLQFFVDECPDDPAIEIIQHQIEELEDNNKTHH; translated from the coding sequence ATGACTACCCTCGGGTTTGATGAACACGATGAATCCTATCTTGATGATGCTTACGATGAGTTTACTCCTCCAGCGATTTACCGCTGTATTAAAGCTGAGTCAAAATGGGACCCTCAAATAGATTTAACACCATGTTATGAAACTCTCACTGACTTTGAGCAGCAAATTACAGCGCTGTGCTTAAAAGTAAGTGATGAGCACGATCGTCTCGAAAAATTATTAGATGTGTTTTACAGCGATTGGCTATTTAGCGCTTCAAGCTTAAAAGTACCAGAGTACAAACTAAATACTTTAAGTTACACGCTCTCAATGCGTAGTGGTACGCCAACCACATTAGCTATTCTACTTTGTCATTTTTTACAACAAGCAAATCTTGACGCAAATTTAAGCATTACCCAAGGTGATGTAGGCGTGCATGTTGCTATAAGTGATGAAGAAGGGTACATAATTGAGCCAAGCAGTGGACAGCAAAGCTGGTACATTATCCCTGAAAATGCTGATGAAGAAGAGGGTCAAGAACAAGAACCTTTAGAGCTAATTTTTGATGATGAATTGTACAAGCTGTTTTTAGCCCAGCAAAAGTGGTCTTTCATAAGTGAAAATAAATTTGGTCACGCTTTAACCTGTGTAGAAATGCTAATGGAGCTATTAGGCGATGACCCGTATGAGAGACGCGACAGAGGTTACTTACTCAATCAGCTTGATTGCCCTAAAATGGCACGTGACGATTTACAGTTTTTTGTTGATGAGTGCCCAGATGATCCTGCAATTGAGATTATTCAGCATCAAATAGAAGAACTAGAAGATAATAATAAAACACACCATTAA
- a CDS encoding DUF819 family protein, with protein sequence MADTHTALITNDAVVLGLLAIILGFIFKTSSSENPKLKAFYKYVPALLLCYFLPSLLNTFGIVDGHSSNVYYVASRYLLPACLILLTISIDLKAILNLGPKALIMFLVGTLGIVIGGPLSILVVSVFNPDLVGGHGPEAVWRGMTTVAGSWIGGGANQASMKEMFEVGGDIFSVMVTVDVIVANIWMAVLLLMAANHKKIDAATGADTTAIEDLKNRVEKYHAEHARMPTLNDYMTIIAIAFGITGLAHFCADFLGPFFANNYAWAKEYSLNSKFFWLIVISTTIGISLSFTKVRQIEAFGASKVASSFLYILVASIGLHMNVTAIFSNPGLFLIGGIWMLTHASLMLIVAKLIKAPLFYMAVGSQANVGGAASAPVVASAFHPSLAPVGVLLAVLGYGVGTYMAYICGLMMQAVAP encoded by the coding sequence ATGGCTGACACCCACACTGCATTAATTACTAATGATGCTGTTGTACTTGGTTTACTTGCTATAATTTTGGGGTTTATATTTAAAACCTCAAGTAGTGAAAACCCAAAACTAAAAGCATTTTACAAATACGTACCGGCATTATTGCTGTGTTACTTTCTGCCTTCGTTATTAAATACCTTTGGTATTGTAGATGGCCATAGCTCAAACGTTTATTACGTTGCATCACGCTATTTATTACCAGCGTGTTTAATATTGCTCACTATTAGTATTGATTTAAAAGCAATTTTAAATCTAGGCCCTAAAGCACTTATTATGTTTTTAGTGGGCACACTGGGTATTGTAATTGGTGGGCCGCTATCTATTTTAGTAGTGAGTGTATTTAATCCTGATTTAGTGGGCGGTCACGGTCCTGAAGCCGTTTGGCGCGGTATGACAACTGTTGCTGGCAGCTGGATTGGCGGTGGCGCAAATCAAGCCTCAATGAAAGAGATGTTTGAAGTGGGCGGCGATATATTTTCAGTTATGGTAACTGTAGATGTAATTGTGGCAAATATTTGGATGGCTGTTTTATTATTAATGGCGGCTAATCATAAAAAAATTGATGCCGCTACAGGTGCAGATACCACGGCGATTGAAGATCTAAAAAACCGCGTTGAAAAGTACCATGCAGAGCATGCACGTATGCCAACTCTTAATGACTACATGACCATTATTGCAATTGCATTTGGTATTACTGGTTTGGCTCATTTTTGCGCCGACTTTTTAGGGCCGTTTTTTGCTAATAACTATGCCTGGGCTAAAGAGTACAGTTTAAACAGTAAGTTCTTTTGGTTAATTGTTATTTCAACCACGATTGGTATTAGTTTGTCATTTACTAAAGTAAGACAAATTGAAGCCTTTGGTGCATCAAAAGTGGCTTCAAGTTTTTTATATATTTTAGTTGCCTCAATTGGTTTACACATGAACGTAACCGCTATATTTAGTAACCCAGGGTTATTTTTAATTGGTGGTATATGGATGCTAACCCATGCAAGCTTAATGCTTATTGTGGCAAAGTTAATTAAAGCACCTTTATTTTATATGGCAGTGGGTTCACAAGCTAATGTGGGCGGTGCTGCATCTGCGCCTGTCGTTGCATCTGCGTTTCATCCGTCGCTTGCACCGGTTGGTGTATTGCTTGCGGTACTTGGCTATGGTGTGGGTACTTATATGGCTTATATTTGTGGATTAATGATGCAAGCAGTTGCACCTTAA
- the kdsA gene encoding 3-deoxy-8-phosphooctulonate synthase: MNNQVININEIELANDKPFVLFGGINVLESRDLAMRVAEHYVEVTTKLNIPYVFKASFDKANRSSINSYRGPGMEEGLKIFEEIKNTFNIPLITDVHEPHQAAPVAEVVDVIQLPAFLARQTDLVVAMAKTGAIINVKKPQFLAPHEMRHIITKFNEAGNNNVALCERGSSFGYNNLVVDMLGMDDMKAMAPVIFDATHALQRPGGRADSADGRRAQAAELARSGMALGIAGLFIEAHPNPNEAKCDGPCALALSKLEGYLSQMKAVDDLIKSFAPLDTSASDL, from the coding sequence ATGAACAACCAAGTTATTAATATTAATGAAATTGAACTGGCAAATGACAAACCATTTGTACTGTTTGGTGGTATTAACGTTTTAGAGTCTCGTGATTTAGCAATGCGTGTTGCGGAGCACTATGTTGAAGTAACCACAAAGCTAAATATCCCTTATGTATTTAAAGCGTCGTTTGATAAAGCAAACCGCTCTTCAATTAATTCTTACCGTGGTCCAGGTATGGAAGAGGGCTTAAAAATATTTGAAGAGATTAAAAATACCTTTAATATCCCATTAATCACTGATGTACACGAGCCGCATCAAGCTGCGCCTGTTGCTGAAGTGGTTGATGTAATTCAATTACCTGCTTTTTTAGCACGTCAAACCGACTTAGTGGTAGCAATGGCTAAAACAGGTGCGATTATTAATGTGAAAAAACCACAGTTTTTAGCACCACACGAAATGCGTCATATCATTACTAAATTTAATGAAGCGGGTAACAACAATGTTGCTTTGTGTGAGCGTGGTTCAAGCTTTGGGTATAATAACTTAGTCGTTGATATGCTAGGCATGGATGACATGAAAGCAATGGCGCCTGTTATTTTTGATGCAACGCATGCATTACAACGCCCAGGTGGCCGTGCAGATTCGGCTGATGGTCGTCGTGCTCAAGCTGCTGAACTTGCTCGCAGCGGTATGGCGCTTGGAATTGCTGGCTTATTTATTGAGGCGCATCCAAACCCTAATGAAGCTAAGTGTGATGGCCCATGTGCGCTTGCACTTAGTAAATTAGAAGGTTACCTATCGCAAATGAAAGCGGTAGACGATTTAATTAAAAGCTTTGCACCGCTTGATACAAGTGCCAGTGATTTATAA
- a CDS encoding transcriptional regulator GcvA: MSRRVPPLNALKAFEAAARHLSFTKAAEELYVTQAAVSHQIKTLEEHLGLKLFLRKNRSLLLTEEGQGYFLDIKEIFTQLIDATEKLLARGAKGSLTVSLTPSFAIQWLVPRLSLFNELHPEIDVRIKAQDQDENSLTDDVDIAIYYGRGHWSGVQAYKLHTEYLVPLCSPMLLSGPKPLDQPSDLAHHTLLHDTTRKNWKTWMKTAGVRNVQVNQGPIFSHSSMVLQAAVHGQGVAIGNSVLAKPDIDAGRLVIPFSHSLESKNAYYLVLRESQTELGKIVSFKEWMLSLVEQEQEY; the protein is encoded by the coding sequence ATGTCAAGACGGGTTCCTCCATTAAACGCATTAAAAGCCTTTGAAGCGGCTGCACGGCATTTGAGTTTTACTAAAGCCGCAGAAGAGCTCTACGTTACGCAGGCGGCAGTCAGTCATCAAATAAAAACACTAGAAGAGCATTTAGGCTTAAAGCTGTTTCTACGTAAAAACCGCTCTTTATTATTAACTGAAGAAGGCCAAGGCTATTTTTTAGATATTAAAGAAATTTTTACTCAGCTTATTGATGCCACCGAAAAACTCTTAGCACGTGGTGCAAAAGGTTCTTTAACGGTGAGCTTAACCCCTAGCTTTGCGATTCAGTGGCTTGTACCTCGTTTAAGCTTGTTTAATGAGCTACATCCTGAAATTGATGTGCGAATAAAAGCGCAAGATCAAGATGAAAACTCTTTAACAGATGACGTAGATATAGCTATTTACTATGGACGAGGTCACTGGAGTGGCGTACAGGCGTATAAGCTCCATACAGAGTATCTAGTGCCATTGTGTAGCCCAATGTTATTAAGTGGGCCTAAACCACTTGATCAACCCAGTGATTTAGCACATCACACCTTGTTGCATGACACCACGCGTAAAAATTGGAAAACATGGATGAAAACCGCCGGAGTGCGAAACGTACAAGTTAACCAAGGGCCTATATTTAGCCACTCATCTATGGTGTTACAAGCTGCGGTACATGGCCAAGGTGTTGCTATTGGTAACAGTGTGTTAGCTAAGCCCGATATAGACGCAGGGCGCTTAGTTATTCCGTTTAGTCACAGCCTTGAAAGTAAAAACGCTTATTATTTAGTGCTTAGAGAGTCGCAAACAGAGCTAGGTAAAATAGTGTCGTTTAAAGAGTGGATGTTAAGCTTAGTAGAGCAAGAACAAGAGTATTAA
- a CDS encoding alpha/beta family hydrolase: MIEWFEGTTQPAIAQFIFAHGAGAGSDSDFMQYMAKTISEQGVDVGLFDFEYMQIAKQTNKRRPPERAPKLLTYYEQTLTQTQPNLPLFIGGKSMGGRMASMLACTTKQPVKGVIAFGYPFHPPGKPEKLRTEHFGDIHCPFLVLQGERDTFGTREELKTLAMPKQPSFVWLTDGDHSLKPRKKSGVTEQENLKAAAFSAIEFIKHIVEQK; the protein is encoded by the coding sequence ATGATTGAGTGGTTTGAAGGTACAACACAGCCTGCTATTGCGCAGTTTATATTTGCACATGGTGCCGGCGCTGGTAGTGATTCTGATTTTATGCAATACATGGCAAAAACGATAAGCGAGCAAGGCGTAGATGTAGGCTTATTTGATTTTGAATATATGCAAATTGCAAAACAAACCAACAAACGTAGACCGCCTGAACGTGCCCCTAAGTTACTGACTTATTATGAGCAAACTTTAACGCAAACGCAGCCAAATTTACCCCTGTTTATAGGTGGTAAATCAATGGGAGGGCGGATGGCTTCAATGCTTGCATGTACGACTAAGCAGCCTGTTAAAGGCGTTATTGCGTTTGGTTACCCATTTCACCCGCCAGGCAAACCAGAGAAGCTTCGCACAGAACACTTTGGCGATATTCATTGCCCATTTTTAGTATTGCAAGGCGAGCGAGATACATTTGGTACGCGTGAAGAGCTTAAAACCCTCGCTATGCCCAAACAGCCGAGTTTTGTGTGGCTGACCGACGGGGATCATTCATTAAAACCACGTAAAAAAAGTGGAGTAACTGAACAAGAGAACCTCAAAGCAGCGGCATTTAGTGCTATTGAATTTATAAAACACATAGTGGAGCAGAAATGA
- a CDS encoding DUF423 domain-containing protein gives MIKLFLMTGSIFCMLSVMLGAFAAHGLKSRLSEYSLGVFKTAAEYQMVHGLALIALAILIKWGINLSWAGGFFIAGTLLFSGSLYLLALSGMKWLGPITPLGGLCFIIGWIVILVQVARFKF, from the coding sequence ATGATCAAACTATTTTTAATGACCGGAAGTATCTTTTGTATGCTGTCGGTTATGTTAGGGGCGTTTGCCGCGCATGGTTTAAAAAGTCGTTTATCTGAATATTCTTTAGGTGTATTTAAAACGGCTGCTGAGTATCAAATGGTTCATGGCCTTGCGCTTATTGCGCTGGCCATTTTAATTAAATGGGGTATAAATTTAAGTTGGGCTGGTGGCTTTTTTATAGCTGGCACACTACTTTTTAGTGGCAGCTTATATTTACTTGCGCTTAGTGGAATGAAGTGGCTAGGGCCAATAACACCGCTTGGCGGATTATGTTTTATTATTGGTTGGATTGTTATTTTAGTGCAAGTTGCACGATTTAAGTTTTAA
- the rlmM gene encoding 23S rRNA (cytidine(2498)-2'-O)-methyltransferase RlmM, translating into MSCVVIYCRSGFESDAAAEITFHAAEQGFAGYVKAKPNTGYVVYECFEAHHSDEIIKKVDFKNMVFARQWFAGKLVENMPVEDRVSAVVEAAKDFTLCSELRVETPDTNEGKELLTFCKKISTPLKKALEKKNIVLREPKANRPVMHALFLTNNTAYVGYSYSFNNSAYFMGILRLRMPSDGPSRSTLKLDEAFNVFIPEQQRETRVAAGMRGVDLGACPGGWTYQLVRRGMFVSAIDNGPMNEDLMETGQVKHFRADGFKYRPEKRNIDWLVCDMVEKPTKVTNLMIDWAVNAYAKELIFNLKLPMKKRFDSVYECLTMIKEQLAKYGISYELQAKHLYHDREEITVHLNVTKVPQNLYS; encoded by the coding sequence ATGTCTTGTGTTGTGATTTACTGTCGTAGTGGTTTTGAAAGTGATGCTGCTGCTGAAATAACGTTTCATGCTGCCGAGCAAGGTTTTGCAGGTTATGTAAAAGCCAAACCAAATACCGGCTATGTTGTTTATGAGTGCTTTGAAGCACACCATAGCGACGAAATAATCAAAAAAGTCGATTTTAAAAATATGGTATTTGCCCGCCAGTGGTTTGCCGGTAAATTAGTTGAAAATATGCCTGTAGAAGATAGGGTAAGTGCAGTGGTTGAAGCTGCTAAAGATTTTACATTATGCTCAGAGCTACGCGTAGAAACCCCCGATACAAATGAAGGCAAAGAGCTTTTAACGTTTTGTAAAAAAATATCAACACCACTTAAAAAAGCCCTCGAAAAGAAAAATATTGTTTTACGTGAGCCAAAAGCTAACCGTCCTGTAATGCACGCACTATTTTTAACGAATAACACAGCTTACGTAGGCTATTCATATAGCTTCAATAACTCAGCCTATTTTATGGGCATATTACGCCTGCGTATGCCAAGTGATGGGCCAAGTCGCTCAACGCTTAAGCTTGATGAAGCCTTTAATGTATTTATCCCAGAGCAACAACGAGAAACACGTGTAGCAGCTGGAATGCGCGGGGTTGACTTAGGAGCGTGCCCTGGCGGGTGGACTTATCAGTTAGTTCGCCGAGGTATGTTTGTAAGCGCAATTGATAACGGCCCAATGAACGAAGATTTAATGGAAACCGGACAAGTGAAACATTTTAGAGCCGATGGCTTTAAATACCGCCCAGAAAAAAGAAATATTGACTGGTTAGTATGCGATATGGTGGAAAAACCGACCAAAGTGACTAACCTAATGATTGACTGGGCAGTAAATGCATACGCAAAAGAGCTGATATTTAACTTGAAGCTGCCTATGAAAAAACGCTTTGATAGTGTTTATGAATGCCTGACGATGATTAAAGAGCAGCTTGCTAAATATGGTATAAGCTATGAGTTACAAGCTAAGCACTTGTACCACGATCGTGAGGAAATAACCGTTCATTTAAACGTTACTAAGGTGCCACAAAATTTGTATAGTTAA
- a CDS encoding PKD domain-containing protein, giving the protein MVKNNLIKYLGLLFLSLLITGCGGGGSSDSSDSSGNAAPVVTLSISSNVIVANQSFTITAQASDSDGQISSYQWQQLSGPEFTFTANGNTLTATAPSVSQDTSFSFSVTVTDNAGASTEQVFSGTITNQNNPPTVNITGPSSALANTQVDLVANAQDTDGTISSITWVQSAGDSVEFSQTDGVLSFTAPNAAENITLGFSVTVTDNSASSAQASTTVLITQLNTAPTISITAPEQAEQNELVTLTAEAQDSDGTINSITWQQTNGPVVDITQTSTSISFNAPTVAQDTNITFVAIATDNDSATNSTQKTVVILAPNNPPTAQDASINVQYNQTTQFGLVINDADNDTVQVTFPDDLNGAQISVVDSQSLIFNYTPSSNSISSQSYTLSASDGEDTINFLLNITIVDSTPATISSVTPLNSSEPVLVDSPVSISFSDIMLTSSLETNTSEGACAGSVQISADSFSTCLALNVESLSGTTSDTSMYFHSVNLTATFSENTQYSVRVTSDLVNFDDTAIETQTVTSFTTSSQDIKITEISSVQFSNDLPWIEIYNGTGAAVNLQSYALKTRSINMVDSSTSAETIFPLPNKELENGEYLILQSKFGDEFLANASLNNPKIALIGNANDEVRPYWYINGFAEILNSTGTQTIDFVKFGNSSQEPVTSSQWQGGNSEQILSEQGGSLRRELNATDTNQSTDWSYSVFNTPAGPNNISCTVDDDEDGIPDCAEQEGTTFAGLPLYEWGARTSQKDIFIEVDYMDSSDVGITPHRTALEKVVAVFAEKGYTVHFDVGDLFDQNTNTAPQNFDLGGGNTVPFNDYTPFEYDLSSPSLFVYKMEYTDITRRPIFHYLLMASSGNEDGSISGSGIAEISGNDLMVTMGGWGLTLDTQVATNVTHNYQASTIFHELGHNLGLYHGGNEEVNFKPNHLSSMNYLYQLAGLSTIGNNEGDRYYERFYPGNASCDITPNTNSHLGSTDDFIIDYSSGSSANLDESTILEVQGLNRDGSLPVDFNCNAINTESLTSFDTNQDNTISILSDVDEWSMINLQFYMQSAGNRFGVPNTNNSKVNNIQSSPANIETLPKYIKEAQPSSAIIAELKAIREQ; this is encoded by the coding sequence GTGGTAAAAAACAATCTAATAAAATATCTCGGTTTACTTTTTTTATCACTTTTAATAACAGGTTGTGGCGGAGGAGGGAGTAGCGACTCTAGTGATTCATCCGGCAATGCCGCTCCAGTTGTTACACTCAGTATTAGCAGCAATGTTATTGTTGCTAACCAATCATTTACTATTACAGCGCAAGCTAGTGATAGTGATGGTCAAATATCAAGTTACCAATGGCAACAGCTAAGCGGTCCTGAATTTACATTTACTGCTAATGGCAACACGCTAACGGCAACTGCTCCAAGTGTTTCACAAGATACTAGCTTTAGCTTTTCTGTAACCGTGACCGATAATGCTGGTGCCTCTACTGAGCAAGTATTTTCCGGAACCATTACCAATCAAAATAATCCACCAACAGTTAATATAACAGGGCCAAGTAGCGCACTTGCAAATACACAAGTTGATTTAGTTGCTAACGCCCAAGATACCGATGGCACAATTAGTTCTATTACGTGGGTTCAATCAGCAGGTGACAGTGTTGAATTTTCACAAACGGATGGAGTATTGAGTTTTACGGCTCCTAATGCAGCTGAAAATATAACACTTGGGTTTAGCGTTACCGTTACTGATAATTCTGCAAGTAGTGCTCAAGCAAGTACAACTGTTTTGATAACACAATTAAACACTGCACCCACAATAAGTATAACGGCTCCAGAGCAGGCGGAGCAAAATGAACTAGTAACACTTACCGCAGAGGCGCAAGATAGTGACGGCACAATAAATAGTATTACTTGGCAGCAAACTAATGGACCTGTTGTTGATATAACACAAACAAGTACAAGTATTAGTTTTAATGCCCCTACAGTCGCACAAGACACCAATATTACATTTGTAGCTATAGCGACAGATAACGACAGCGCCACAAATAGTACTCAAAAAACAGTTGTTATACTTGCACCCAATAATCCGCCCACAGCGCAAGATGCGAGTATTAATGTACAGTACAACCAAACTACACAGTTTGGTTTGGTTATAAACGATGCCGATAACGATACTGTACAAGTTACCTTTCCAGATGATTTAAATGGCGCACAAATTAGTGTTGTCGATTCACAATCGCTTATATTTAATTACACACCATCTAGTAATAGTATTTCTTCACAAAGCTACACTTTGAGTGCCTCTGATGGTGAAGATACAATAAATTTCCTCCTAAACATTACTATCGTTGACTCTACGCCTGCAACAATAAGTAGTGTTACGCCCCTAAATAGTAGTGAGCCGGTGTTAGTTGATTCCCCTGTTAGTATTTCGTTTTCAGACATTATGCTAACTAGTTCGTTAGAAACAAATACAAGCGAGGGGGCATGTGCTGGAAGTGTGCAAATATCGGCCGATAGCTTTTCAACATGTTTGGCACTTAATGTAGAGAGTTTATCGGGCACGACGAGCGATACTAGCATGTATTTTCATAGTGTAAATTTAACGGCCACGTTTAGCGAAAATACTCAATACAGTGTGCGTGTAACGTCTGATTTAGTTAATTTTGATGACACGGCCATTGAAACGCAAACAGTTACTTCTTTTACTACTTCAAGCCAAGATATAAAAATAACGGAAATCTCTTCTGTGCAATTTAGTAACGACCTGCCTTGGATTGAAATTTATAACGGCACGGGAGCTGCGGTAAACTTGCAGAGTTATGCGCTTAAAACTCGTAGTATTAATATGGTTGATAGCTCGACTAGCGCAGAGACGATATTTCCATTGCCTAACAAAGAGCTTGAAAATGGTGAATATCTTATTTTACAAAGTAAGTTTGGAGATGAATTTTTAGCAAATGCATCACTGAATAATCCTAAAATAGCGCTTATAGGTAATGCAAATGATGAAGTTAGACCTTATTGGTACATAAACGGCTTTGCAGAAATTTTAAATAGCACGGGTACGCAAACAATCGACTTTGTAAAATTTGGAAACTCATCACAAGAGCCTGTAACGTCATCGCAATGGCAAGGAGGCAATTCAGAGCAGATCCTTTCTGAACAAGGGGGCAGCTTAAGGCGCGAACTTAATGCTACAGACACTAATCAAAGTACTGATTGGAGTTATTCTGTGTTTAATACACCCGCTGGGCCAAACAATATCAGCTGTACCGTAGACGATGATGAGGATGGTATTCCTGATTGTGCTGAGCAGGAGGGTACAACATTTGCAGGCTTACCGCTTTATGAGTGGGGAGCGCGCACCTCACAAAAAGATATATTTATTGAAGTCGATTATATGGATAGCAGTGATGTAGGCATCACTCCGCATCGAACTGCACTTGAAAAAGTAGTCGCTGTATTTGCAGAAAAAGGCTATACAGTTCACTTTGACGTGGGCGATTTATTTGATCAAAACACAAACACGGCACCGCAAAACTTTGATTTAGGTGGCGGAAATACGGTGCCCTTTAATGATTACACGCCATTTGAATATGACTTAAGCAGCCCGAGTTTGTTTGTTTATAAAATGGAATACACCGATATAACCCGAAGACCTATTTTCCATTACTTATTAATGGCCAGTAGTGGGAATGAAGACGGCAGTATTAGTGGGTCGGGTATTGCTGAAATAAGCGGTAATGATTTAATGGTCACTATGGGTGGTTGGGGTTTAACGCTTGATACGCAAGTAGCAACCAATGTAACTCATAATTATCAGGCATCAACAATATTTCATGAGTTAGGGCATAACTTAGGCTTATATCATGGCGGTAATGAAGAAGTTAATTTTAAGCCTAATCACCTAAGCTCTATGAACTATTTATATCAATTAGCAGGCTTATCAACAATAGGTAATAACGAAGGCGATCGTTATTATGAGCGTTTTTATCCAGGTAATGCTAGTTGCGATATTACACCAAATACCAATAGTCATTTAGGCTCTACAGATGACTTTATTATTGATTACTCAAGTGGTAGCTCAGCAAATTTAGATGAGAGTACAATACTTGAAGTACAGGGTTTAAATCGAGACGGCTCACTCCCTGTTGATTTTAACTGTAACGCAATTAACACCGAAAGCTTAACAAGCTTTGATACTAACCAAGACAATACTATATCAATATTAAGTGATGTAGATGAGTGGAGCATGATCAATCTGCAGTTTTATATGCAAAGTGCAGGTAATCGGTTTGGCGTACCAAATACTAATAATAGTAAGGTGAATAATATACAAAGTTCACCTGCAAATATTGAAACCTTGCCCAAATATATAAAAGAAGCGCAACCAAGTAGTGCAATTATTGCTGAATTAAAAGCAATTAGAGAGCAATAG
- the cysZ gene encoding sulfate transporter CysZ, with amino-acid sequence MEYFFSGFKLISQKGLKRFVLIPLLINILLFGSSLFFLFGWLSDGFSYINSMLPEWLSWLEWLMWPIAVLVVLFSYSMIFTVITNFIAAPFNGLLSEKVELYLTGQKINDDGFKEIVKDVPRMLGREWTKLCYYLPRAIGFFILLWILPVIGQVLWVLFTCWMYAVQYKDFAFDNHKIGFKQMKDDLKSKQGLSYGFGFAVMLLTAIPFINLIVMPVAVCGATRLWVDNYRPKYRAN; translated from the coding sequence ATGGAATATTTTTTTTCTGGGTTTAAATTAATTAGCCAAAAAGGGCTTAAGCGATTTGTGCTTATTCCGCTTTTAATTAATATTTTACTTTTTGGTAGCTCCTTATTCTTTTTATTTGGCTGGCTAAGTGATGGTTTTAGTTACATTAATAGTATGCTTCCCGAGTGGTTAAGTTGGTTAGAGTGGCTAATGTGGCCTATTGCAGTGCTGGTGGTGCTGTTTAGCTACAGTATGATATTTACAGTAATTACTAATTTTATTGCCGCGCCTTTTAATGGGTTGCTCAGTGAAAAAGTAGAGCTCTATTTAACCGGTCAAAAAATTAATGACGATGGTTTTAAAGAAATAGTAAAAGATGTCCCTAGAATGCTGGGACGTGAATGGACCAAACTTTGTTATTACCTGCCACGCGCAATTGGCTTTTTTATCTTACTGTGGATATTGCCTGTAATTGGCCAAGTATTATGGGTGCTTTTTACCTGTTGGATGTATGCCGTGCAATATAAAGATTTTGCTTTTGATAACCATAAAATCGGCTTTAAGCAAATGAAAGACGATTTAAAATCGAAGCAAGGTTTATCTTACGGATTTGGTTTTGCAGTTATGTTGCTAACCGCGATCCCGTTTATAAACCTAATCGTTATGCCTGTGGCTGTATGCGGTGCAACACGTTTATGGGTTGATAATTATCGGCCAAAGTACCGCGCTAATTAA